TCTGTTTTTATGCCTTTTGGTACGTAAATGAACGATCCACCAGACCAAACAGCTGAGTTAAGTGCTGCGAACTTGTTATCAGATGGAGGAATGATTGTTCCAAAGTGCTCTTTGAAAATTTCCTCATGCTCTTTTAACGCTGTATCTGTGTCTGTGAATAGAATTCCTAAATCAGTTAGTTCTTCTTTCATGTTGTGGTAAACAACTTCAGACTCGTACTGAGCAGAAACCCCTGCTAAATACTTTTGTTCTGCCTCTGGGATCCCC
This Desertibacillus haloalkaliphilus DNA region includes the following protein-coding sequences:
- a CDS encoding SufD family Fe-S cluster assembly protein, whose translation is GIPEAEQKYLAGVSAQYESEVVYHNMKEELTDLGILFTDTDTALKEHEEIFKEHFGTIIPPSDNKFAALNSAVWSGGSFIYVPKGIKTDTPLQAYFRINSENMGQFERTSIIADEDSSVHYVEGCTAPVYSTNSLHSAVVEIIVKKDAYCRYT